A window of the Brassica napus cultivar Da-Ae chromosome A2, Da-Ae, whole genome shotgun sequence genome harbors these coding sequences:
- the BNAANNG01510D gene encoding uncharacterized protein BNAANNG01510D has product MEPVQPQLDTLVSAKAIHGSSGCDDDRKELITNNGESHQSFSSGEEEEDEMVEDENRRSNVSVCSVEVDLELGLPEKAVVHLLSEDEKDCRICHMSLDSVNLESGVPIELGCSCKNDLAAAHKHCAETWFKIKGNIICEVCGSIAGNVIGTVEPETENSRSEVNGTMTQAMRTSGPRLAEARSFWQGHRFLNFLLACMVFAFVISWLFHFNVPST; this is encoded by the exons ATGGAACCCGTACAGCCACAACTCGATACTCTTGTCTCTGCTAAAGCAATCCATGGCTCAAGTGGCTGTGATGACGACAGAAAAGAGCTCATCACCAACAACGGAGAGTCTCATCAGAGCTTCTCCAGcggagaggaggaggaagatgagATGGTGGAGGATGAAAATAGGAGATCTAATGTGTCTGTGTGTTCAGTGGAAGTAGATCTGGAGCTTGGTTTGCCTGAGAAAGCGGTGGTCCATTTGTTGTcggaagatgagaaagattgCAGAATCTGTCACATGAGCTTGGACTCCGTGAATCTTGAATCCGGTGTTCCTATCGAGCTTGGTTGTTCTTGCAAAAATGATCTCGCTGCTGCTCATAAGCATTGTGCTGAGACTTGGTTCAAGATCAAAGGAAACAT AATCTGTGAAGTATGCGGGTCCATTGCTGGTAATGTTATTGGAACCGTTGAGCCGGAGACTGAGAATAGTCGGAGTGAAGTAAACGGTACAATGACGCAAGCTATGAGAACATCTGGTCCACGGTTGGCGGAAGCTAGAAGCTTCTGGCAAGGTCACCGGTTCTTGAATTTCCTTTTAGCTTGTATGGTCTTTGCGTTTGTAATCTCATGGCTCTTCCACTTCAACGTTCCCTCCACATAG